From a single Gemmatimonadales bacterium genomic region:
- a CDS encoding methylglyoxal synthase → MEPRRVQMHRRKRIALIAHDNRKDDLLEWARFNRGTLAGHELYGTGTTGALIGKELGLDVTRFLSGPLGGDQQVGAGIAEGRIDFVIFFWDPLEPQPHDVDVKALLRIAVVCNVPIACNRATADFVLSSPLMDVAYERMLTDYSVQQSQRFRGPGG, encoded by the coding sequence GTGGAACCCCGCAGGGTGCAGATGCACCGCCGCAAGCGGATCGCGCTGATCGCGCACGACAACCGCAAGGACGACCTGCTCGAGTGGGCCCGCTTCAACCGCGGCACCCTCGCCGGCCACGAGCTGTACGGGACGGGGACGACCGGCGCGCTGATCGGGAAGGAGCTCGGCCTGGACGTCACGCGGTTCCTCAGCGGACCCCTCGGGGGCGACCAGCAGGTCGGCGCGGGCATCGCGGAGGGCCGCATCGACTTCGTGATCTTCTTCTGGGACCCGCTCGAGCCGCAGCCCCACGACGTGGACGTCAAGGCGCTGCTGCGCATCGCGGTGGTGTGCAACGTGCCGATCGCCTGCAACCGCGCCACCGCGGACTTCGTGCTGTCGAGCCCGCTGATGGACGTGGCGTACGAGCGGATGCTGACCGACTACAGCGTGCAGCAATCGCAGCGGTTCCGCGGCCCCGGCGGGTGA
- a CDS encoding DinB family protein, with protein MITLTDVLLEEARTTYAVTEKLFRRVSDADLAWKPSASGTEWMTTGQLLMHCACFGCGKAAHGFVTGDWGGELAEYGEAGTHAQLPTAAELPAVESVVQAQRLLEVDRTLTLDAIAQADAADLLGGRLPAPWGGPPLTLFQHILHMIAHLAQHKGQLFYYLKLMGRDVGTADLWAA; from the coding sequence GTGATCACGCTGACGGACGTTCTCCTCGAGGAAGCCCGGACGACCTATGCGGTGACCGAGAAGCTGTTCCGGCGCGTGAGCGACGCCGATCTCGCCTGGAAGCCCTCGGCCTCCGGCACCGAGTGGATGACCACGGGCCAGCTGCTGATGCACTGCGCGTGCTTCGGCTGCGGCAAGGCGGCGCACGGCTTCGTCACCGGCGACTGGGGGGGCGAGCTGGCGGAGTACGGCGAGGCGGGCACGCACGCCCAGCTGCCGACCGCGGCCGAGCTCCCGGCGGTCGAGAGCGTGGTGCAGGCGCAGCGGCTGCTGGAGGTGGATCGGACGCTGACGCTGGACGCCATCGCGCAGGCCGACGCCGCGGACCTGCTGGGCGGACGGCTGCCGGCGCCGTGGGGCGGGCCGCCGCTCACGCTGTTCCAGCACATCCTCCACATGATCGCACACCTCGCCCAGCACAAGGGCCAGCTGTTCTACTACCTGAAGCTGATGGGGAGAGACGTGGGCACGGCGGACCTGTGGGCCGCGTAG
- a CDS encoding fumarylacetoacetate hydrolase family protein, with translation MSAPLRLFRTAGGPVVEEAGAFVRLREDWDALVNRSGLADHLRAAAARGPTAPRLDEPPLAPVAGQEIWGAGVTYDRSRTARLEESGAAGGASFYDRVYEAERPELFFKCAGWRARGPGQAVRIRRDARWSVPEPELALVVNARGEIVGYTIGDDLSARDIEAENPLYLPQAKIWDGACALGPALLVRDGPLPPETAITLRVVRSGAAAFEGGTTLARMRRAPEQLVAYLVRETSFPAGCVLLTGTGIVPPNDFALRSGDEIEIHVPAVGTLRNRVD, from the coding sequence GTGAGCGCGCCCCTGCGGCTGTTCCGCACCGCGGGCGGCCCGGTGGTCGAGGAGGCCGGCGCCTTCGTGCGGCTGCGCGAGGACTGGGACGCGCTGGTCAATCGCAGCGGGCTGGCCGACCACCTCCGCGCCGCCGCGGCCCGCGGCCCGACCGCGCCGCGCCTCGACGAGCCGCCGCTCGCGCCGGTCGCGGGGCAGGAGATCTGGGGCGCCGGCGTCACCTACGACCGGAGCCGCACCGCGCGGCTCGAGGAGTCGGGGGCCGCGGGCGGCGCGTCCTTCTACGACCGGGTGTACGAGGCCGAGCGCCCGGAGCTGTTCTTCAAGTGCGCGGGCTGGCGCGCCCGCGGCCCCGGGCAGGCGGTGCGGATCCGCCGCGACGCGCGCTGGAGCGTCCCGGAGCCGGAGCTGGCGCTGGTCGTGAACGCGCGCGGCGAGATCGTCGGCTACACCATCGGCGACGACCTGAGCGCGCGCGACATCGAGGCGGAGAACCCGCTCTACCTCCCCCAGGCCAAGATCTGGGACGGCGCGTGCGCACTCGGTCCGGCCCTGCTGGTGCGCGACGGGCCGCTGCCCCCCGAGACGGCCATCACGCTGCGCGTCGTGCGGTCGGGCGCCGCCGCCTTCGAGGGCGGCACCACGCTGGCGCGGATGCGGCGCGCGCCCGAGCAGCTGGTGGCGTACCTCGTCCGGGAGACGAGCTTCCCCGCCGGGTGCGTGCTGCTCACCGGCACGGGGATCGTGCCGCCGAACGACTTCGCGCTCCGCTCGGGCGACGAGATCGAGATCCACGTGCCGGCCGTCGGCACGCTGCGCAACCGGGTGGACTGA
- a CDS encoding glycoside hydrolase family 88 protein: MGRVAAALVLAALGGVAFPARAQTRAETLRAVRLVADGVLRDATFDFVDSATGRHVASPDSAPAGARVRIASVYNDWRYWNGVLNLAMGRLAGATDDARYRTFAGRNIVFAFDHAAWFAARYHGEDRWAYPFAHHFGMVELDDYGAEGAVTTDLLVSGPDDRLKQYVERAARYATTDQVRLPDGTLARSRPRRFTIWADDLFMSVPFLVRTYARTGEQRWLDDAVHQAISYHRHLDDPRTGLMYHNWYSDSAGGEGAGAQHGVAFWGRANGWAMMAQAELLDRLGPGDRARDTVLALFRRQVAALARYQDSTGLWHQLLDKPDSYLETSASAMFVYAIARGVSQHWLPAAYAAVARKGWQGVMTRIRPDGQIEGTCAGTGTSDDIADYYARPTPLNDVHGVGPLLLAGAAILQLGP, from the coding sequence GTGGGCCGCGTAGCGGCCGCACTGGTCCTCGCCGCCCTCGGCGGCGTCGCGTTCCCGGCGCGCGCCCAGACCCGGGCCGAGACCTTGCGCGCGGTGCGCCTCGTCGCCGACGGCGTGCTGCGGGACGCGACGTTCGACTTCGTGGACTCGGCGACGGGGCGCCACGTCGCCTCGCCCGACAGCGCGCCGGCCGGCGCGCGGGTCCGCATCGCCAGCGTCTACAACGACTGGCGCTACTGGAACGGCGTCCTCAACCTGGCGATGGGCCGCCTGGCGGGCGCGACGGACGACGCGCGCTACCGCACCTTCGCGGGCCGCAACATCGTCTTCGCCTTCGACCACGCCGCGTGGTTCGCCGCGCGCTACCACGGCGAGGACCGGTGGGCCTATCCGTTCGCGCACCACTTCGGGATGGTGGAGTTGGACGACTACGGCGCCGAGGGCGCCGTCACGACCGACCTCCTGGTCTCCGGGCCGGACGACCGGCTGAAGCAGTACGTCGAGCGCGCGGCCCGCTACGCGACGACGGACCAGGTGCGCCTGCCCGACGGGACGCTGGCGCGGAGCCGCCCGCGGCGGTTCACGATCTGGGCCGACGACCTGTTCATGAGCGTGCCGTTCCTGGTGCGGACCTATGCGCGCACCGGCGAGCAACGCTGGCTGGACGACGCGGTGCACCAGGCGATCAGCTACCACCGGCACCTCGACGATCCGCGGACCGGCCTGATGTACCACAACTGGTACAGCGACAGCGCGGGCGGCGAGGGCGCCGGCGCGCAGCACGGCGTGGCGTTCTGGGGTCGCGCCAACGGCTGGGCGATGATGGCGCAGGCGGAGCTGCTGGACCGGCTCGGGCCGGGCGACCGGGCGCGCGACACGGTGCTGGCGCTGTTCCGCCGCCAGGTCGCGGCGCTGGCCCGCTACCAGGACTCGACCGGCCTGTGGCACCAGCTCCTCGACAAGCCTGACTCGTACCTCGAAACCTCGGCCAGCGCGATGTTCGTCTACGCGATCGCGCGGGGCGTGTCGCAGCACTGGCTGCCCGCGGCGTACGCGGCGGTGGCGCGGAAGGGCTGGCAGGGCGTGATGACGCGGATCCGGCCGGACGGGCAGATCGAGGGCACCTGCGCCGGCACGGGCACCAGCGACGACATCGCGGATTACTACGCGCGGCCGACGCCCCTCAACGACGTCCACGGCGTCGGACCGCTACTGCTGGCGGGCGCGGCGATCCTGCAGCTCGGGCCATGA
- a CDS encoding SGNH/GDSL hydrolase family protein has protein sequence MNRPGRAPRRALGFALALAAGACAPRGRPVAAPAEHWLGTWAPSQQLVEPRNLPPAPLAHSTLRQVFRVSLGGPRIRVHLSNLFGDGPIAVGAARIARSAGGSAIEPASERPLTFGGADSVTISAGHEATSDPLDFPVAPLSALALTLRIGAAPAALTGHPGSRTTSYLAAGDHVSEPELSGAATTEHWYVIAGLDVVAEGAAVVTLGNSITDGRGSGTNQDDRWPDDLARRLQADPRTARVAVLNAGIGGNCLLRDCLGPAALSRLDRDVLEPPGVRWVIVLEGVNDIGNARAPGAAAGVAQGLIDAYRRIIARAHARGLKVYGATITPFGGSFYDGPERQAARDTVNRWIRTSGAFDAVIDFDATVRDPSDPSRLQSALDTGDHLHPNEAGYHAMADAIELSLFTP, from the coding sequence GTGAACCGGCCCGGCCGGGCGCCCCGGCGCGCCCTCGGCTTCGCGCTCGCGCTGGCCGCGGGCGCCTGCGCCCCCCGCGGCCGGCCGGTCGCGGCGCCCGCCGAGCACTGGCTCGGCACCTGGGCCCCGTCGCAGCAGCTCGTCGAGCCCCGCAACCTGCCGCCCGCCCCGCTCGCGCACTCGACGCTCCGCCAGGTCTTCCGGGTCTCGCTCGGCGGGCCGCGCATCCGCGTGCACCTCTCCAACCTGTTCGGCGACGGACCGATCGCCGTCGGCGCGGCGCGGATCGCGCGCTCGGCCGGCGGCTCCGCGATCGAGCCCGCGAGCGAGCGACCGCTGACTTTCGGCGGCGCCGACTCGGTGACGATCTCCGCCGGCCATGAGGCCACCTCCGATCCGCTCGACTTTCCGGTGGCCCCGCTGTCGGCGCTCGCCCTGACGCTCCGCATCGGCGCAGCGCCGGCCGCGCTGACGGGCCATCCCGGCTCGCGCACGACGTCCTATCTCGCGGCGGGTGACCACGTGTCGGAGCCGGAGCTGTCCGGCGCCGCCACGACCGAGCACTGGTACGTCATCGCCGGCCTCGACGTCGTCGCGGAGGGCGCGGCCGTCGTCACCCTGGGCAACTCCATCACCGACGGGCGCGGCTCCGGCACGAACCAGGACGACCGGTGGCCGGACGACCTCGCCCGGCGTCTCCAGGCCGATCCGCGGACCGCGCGCGTGGCGGTCCTCAACGCCGGCATCGGGGGAAACTGCCTCCTGAGAGACTGCCTCGGCCCCGCGGCCCTCTCGCGCCTGGACCGCGACGTGCTCGAGCCCCCGGGCGTCCGGTGGGTGATCGTCCTCGAGGGGGTCAACGACATCGGCAACGCGCGGGCGCCCGGCGCCGCCGCCGGCGTGGCGCAGGGCCTCATCGACGCCTACCGGCGGATCATCGCGCGGGCCCACGCCCGCGGCCTCAAGGTGTACGGCGCGACGATCACGCCGTTCGGCGGATCGTTCTACGACGGCCCGGAGCGCCAGGCCGCGCGCGACACCGTCAACCGCTGGATCAGGACGAGCGGCGCGTTCGACGCGGTGATCGACTTCGACGCCACGGTGCGGGACCCCTCGGACCCGAGCCGCCTGCAGAGCGCGCTCGACACCGGGGACCACCTGCATCCGAACGAGGCGGGCTACCACGCCATGGCGGACGCGATCGAGCTGTCCCTGTTCACGCCGTGA
- a CDS encoding glycoside hydrolase family 43 protein produces MATIRNPILPGFNPDPSIVRVGDDYYIATSTFEWYPGVQIHHSRDLVHWRLLTRPLRRASQLDLRGDPDSCGVWAPCLSWADGKFWLIYTDVKRYARTSVPSASGASMRDFHNYLVTAETIEGEWSDPVHLNSSGFDPSLFHDDDGRKYLVNMLWDWRPGHNHFGGIVLQEYSVAQRRLVGERVNVFRGTAIGLTEAPHLYKRGGWYYLVTAEGGTFWDHSVTMARSHGLRGPYELHPDTYVLTARRRPELPLQKSGHADLVQTQAGETYMVYLASRPLPNRGRSPLGRETAIQPMVWSPDGWLRTTDGEGVPQLEVPAPPLPAHPFPAPPAREDFDGPALPIEFQWLRTPFPDELFSLTARPGHLRLYGRETPGSWFRQALVARRQQAHCFGAATMLEFEPEHYQQMAGLICYYGGNKYHYLYVGHDETVGKHLRVMSAFPEGPAADALTPPIPVAPGKRIELKAEVDYSRLHFAYRVEGVDREWRWLAEQFDASILSDEASAPGAPNFTGAFVGMACQDLAGTALAADFDWFEYREREYVATPGRRPANIQPPGDRAERSSGRRPR; encoded by the coding sequence ATGGCCACGATCCGCAACCCCATCCTCCCCGGCTTCAATCCCGACCCTTCCATCGTTCGCGTGGGCGATGACTACTACATCGCGACCTCGACCTTCGAGTGGTATCCGGGCGTGCAGATCCACCACTCGCGCGACCTGGTGCACTGGCGGCTGCTGACGCGGCCGCTGCGGCGCGCCAGCCAGCTCGACCTGCGTGGCGACCCCGATTCGTGCGGCGTGTGGGCGCCGTGCCTCAGCTGGGCGGACGGGAAGTTCTGGCTGATCTACACCGACGTGAAGCGTTACGCCCGCACCAGCGTACCGAGCGCCTCCGGCGCCTCGATGCGCGACTTCCACAACTACCTGGTGACCGCGGAGACGATCGAGGGCGAGTGGAGCGACCCGGTCCACCTCAACAGCAGCGGCTTCGACCCGTCGCTGTTCCACGACGACGACGGCCGGAAGTACCTCGTCAACATGCTGTGGGACTGGCGGCCGGGTCACAACCACTTCGGCGGCATCGTGCTGCAGGAGTACTCGGTCGCGCAGCGCCGCCTGGTGGGCGAGCGGGTCAACGTCTTCCGGGGCACCGCCATCGGGCTCACCGAGGCGCCGCACCTCTACAAGCGCGGCGGATGGTACTACCTCGTCACCGCGGAGGGCGGCACGTTCTGGGACCACTCGGTGACGATGGCGCGCTCGCACGGCCTGCGGGGGCCCTACGAGCTGCACCCCGACACCTACGTCCTGACGGCGCGGCGGCGGCCCGAGCTGCCGCTCCAGAAGTCGGGGCACGCCGACCTGGTCCAGACGCAGGCCGGCGAGACGTACATGGTGTACCTCGCGAGCCGGCCGCTGCCCAACCGCGGCCGCAGCCCGCTGGGCCGCGAGACGGCGATCCAGCCGATGGTCTGGTCGCCCGACGGCTGGCTCCGCACCACGGACGGCGAGGGCGTGCCGCAGCTCGAGGTGCCCGCGCCGCCGCTGCCGGCGCATCCCTTCCCCGCTCCGCCCGCGCGCGAGGACTTCGACGGCCCCGCGCTGCCGATCGAGTTCCAGTGGCTGCGCACGCCGTTCCCGGACGAGCTGTTCAGCCTCACGGCGCGGCCGGGCCACCTCAGGCTCTACGGCCGCGAGACGCCGGGCAGCTGGTTCCGGCAGGCGCTGGTGGCGCGTCGCCAGCAGGCGCACTGCTTCGGCGCGGCGACGATGCTCGAGTTCGAGCCGGAGCACTACCAGCAGATGGCCGGCCTGATCTGCTACTACGGCGGCAACAAGTACCACTACCTGTACGTCGGCCACGACGAGACGGTGGGCAAGCACCTGCGGGTGATGAGCGCCTTCCCCGAGGGGCCGGCCGCTGACGCGCTCACGCCGCCGATCCCCGTCGCACCGGGGAAGCGGATCGAGCTCAAGGCCGAGGTGGACTACTCGCGGCTCCACTTCGCGTATCGCGTCGAGGGCGTGGACCGCGAGTGGCGCTGGCTGGCGGAGCAGTTCGACGCCAGCATCCTGTCGGACGAGGCCAGCGCGCCCGGCGCGCCGAATTTCACCGGCGCGTTCGTCGGGATGGCGTGCCAGGACCTGGCCGGCACCGCTCTTGCGGCCGACTTCGACTGGTTCGAATATCGCGAGCGGGAGTACGTGGCGACGCCGGGGCGCCGGCCGGCGAACATCCAGCCGCCGGGCGACCGCGCCGAACGATCGAGCGGGAGGAGGCCGCGGTGA
- a CDS encoding MFS transporter encodes MKIRGLRWWIIGLLMLGSMINYLTRSTLAVAAPTLLTDLHITAKQYSWIVGIFQGAIMLQPAAGYALDVVGLKLGLALFVTAWSLVSMAHALARTWPAFAGLRGLLGLAEGSANPAGMKATAEWFPAKERGLAGGVYNIGASVGSMLAPPLVVWAILASSWQFAFIITGGLGLVWVALWLAFYRPIERHPALAEEERTHIVSGQERYLDDDGARPSILRLARQRNFWGIAVPRFLADPTWGTLTFWVPLYLSQVRHFDLRQIALFAWMPFLAADVGCLAGGFVSLQLQRRGMRLLDARRSAFTLGAVLMSGVACAGFVRSPYAAVALISLAGFAHQTLSVTVITMASDLFRRSEVATVAGMAGTCGNAGLLVFNLLIGGLVATVGYTPFFVCLGVLDLAGAAVLWTVVREPAAASA; translated from the coding sequence GTGAAGATCCGCGGCCTCCGGTGGTGGATCATCGGCCTGCTGATGCTGGGCTCGATGATCAACTACCTCACCCGCAGCACGCTGGCGGTCGCGGCCCCGACGCTGCTCACCGACCTCCACATCACCGCGAAGCAGTACTCCTGGATCGTCGGGATCTTCCAGGGCGCGATCATGCTGCAGCCGGCGGCGGGCTACGCGCTGGACGTGGTCGGCCTCAAGCTCGGCCTGGCGCTGTTCGTCACCGCGTGGTCGCTGGTGAGCATGGCGCACGCCCTGGCGCGCACCTGGCCCGCGTTCGCCGGGCTCCGCGGCCTGCTGGGGCTCGCGGAGGGCTCGGCCAACCCGGCGGGGATGAAGGCCACGGCCGAGTGGTTCCCGGCGAAGGAGCGCGGGCTGGCCGGCGGCGTGTACAACATCGGCGCGTCGGTGGGCTCGATGCTGGCGCCGCCGCTCGTGGTGTGGGCCATCCTCGCCTCCAGCTGGCAGTTCGCGTTCATCATCACCGGCGGCCTGGGGTTGGTGTGGGTCGCGCTGTGGCTGGCGTTCTACCGGCCGATCGAGCGGCACCCCGCGCTGGCGGAGGAGGAGCGGACCCACATCGTCTCGGGGCAGGAGCGCTACCTCGACGACGACGGGGCGCGCCCCTCGATCCTCCGCCTCGCGCGGCAGCGCAACTTCTGGGGGATCGCCGTCCCGCGGTTCCTGGCGGACCCGACCTGGGGCACGCTCACCTTCTGGGTGCCGCTCTACCTGTCGCAGGTGCGGCACTTCGACCTCAGGCAGATCGCGCTGTTCGCCTGGATGCCGTTCCTCGCCGCGGACGTCGGATGCCTGGCGGGCGGCTTCGTGAGCCTGCAGCTGCAGCGGCGCGGCATGCGCCTGCTCGACGCGCGGCGCTCCGCCTTCACGCTCGGCGCCGTGCTGATGAGCGGCGTCGCGTGCGCCGGCTTCGTGCGGAGCCCCTACGCCGCGGTCGCGCTGATCAGCCTCGCGGGCTTCGCGCACCAGACGCTGTCGGTCACGGTGATCACGATGGCCTCGGACCTGTTCCGGCGGAGCGAGGTCGCCACCGTGGCGGGGATGGCCGGCACCTGCGGGAACGCGGGGCTGCTGGTCTTCAACCTGCTGATCGGCGGCCTGGTGGCCACGGTGGGCTACACGCCGTTCTTCGTCTGTCTCGGCGTCCTGGACCTGGCGGGCGCGGCGGTGCTGTGGACGGTGGTGCGCGAGCCTGCCGCCGCGTCGGCGTGA
- a CDS encoding acetylxylan esterase, whose product MIPARFPHRAPAPGGLGRALRLLAVALPVWLLARPAEAQLLTFTPDHPDGIYDVGRRVGWAVGVAPGQSAFPGTYTWVAKRDGETVVGRGAFTLDSLRATARIETSLRRPGMILVEVRPPAGDSGFRGASKSEIGRVLLGAAVAPTRIRPSAPRPADFDSFWTAKRRELDAVPAEPVLTPAESGRPGVEYFTVRLNNIRGAHVYGQLAKPAGAGPFPGLLIYQWASPPYPLQRSWVTDRAAEGWLVLNVEPHDVPGDLPQAFYDALPQIVRNYRTIGERSRDESYFLAMYLGDLRAAEYLADRPDWDGRTLAVTGISMGGQQSFAVAGLDPRVTALVVDVPAGSDALGALHGRAPEYPNWDLALPEVRRTAPYFDVTNFAPRIVARSMVAMGFIDETCPPAGIWATFNAIRGPKEAVPMVDSPHNHMATAEEQQPYTRRAARWLGVLVQGGDPTAAAGGP is encoded by the coding sequence GTGATCCCCGCGCGCTTCCCGCACCGGGCGCCGGCTCCGGGCGGACTCGGCCGCGCGCTCCGCCTCCTCGCCGTCGCCCTGCCGGTCTGGCTGCTCGCCCGGCCGGCCGAAGCCCAGCTCCTGACGTTCACCCCCGACCATCCCGACGGGATCTACGACGTGGGCCGGCGGGTCGGATGGGCCGTCGGCGTGGCGCCGGGGCAGAGCGCGTTCCCGGGCACCTACACCTGGGTGGCGAAGCGCGACGGCGAGACGGTGGTCGGCCGCGGCGCGTTCACCCTCGACTCGCTCCGTGCGACGGCGCGGATCGAGACGTCGCTCCGCCGGCCGGGGATGATCCTCGTGGAGGTGCGGCCGCCGGCCGGCGACAGCGGGTTTCGCGGCGCGAGCAAGAGCGAGATCGGGCGCGTCCTCCTCGGTGCGGCGGTCGCGCCGACGCGGATCCGGCCGTCGGCGCCCCGACCGGCGGACTTCGACTCCTTCTGGACGGCGAAGCGCCGGGAGCTCGACGCCGTCCCCGCGGAGCCGGTCCTCACGCCGGCGGAGAGCGGCCGCCCCGGCGTGGAGTACTTCACCGTCCGGTTGAACAACATCCGCGGCGCCCACGTCTACGGGCAGCTCGCGAAGCCGGCGGGCGCCGGGCCGTTCCCCGGCCTCCTGATCTACCAGTGGGCGAGCCCGCCCTACCCGCTCCAGAGGTCGTGGGTGACGGATCGTGCCGCCGAGGGCTGGCTGGTGCTGAACGTCGAGCCGCACGACGTGCCGGGCGACCTGCCGCAGGCGTTCTACGACGCGCTGCCGCAGATCGTCAGGAACTACCGGACCATCGGCGAGCGGAGCCGCGACGAGAGCTACTTCCTCGCCATGTACCTCGGCGACCTCCGCGCGGCGGAGTACCTGGCGGACCGACCGGACTGGGACGGCCGGACGCTGGCGGTGACGGGCATCAGCATGGGCGGCCAGCAGAGCTTCGCCGTCGCCGGCCTCGACCCCAGGGTGACGGCGCTGGTCGTGGACGTGCCGGCCGGCAGCGATGCCCTCGGGGCCCTGCACGGGCGAGCGCCGGAGTACCCGAACTGGGACCTGGCGCTGCCCGAGGTCCGCCGGACCGCGCCGTACTTCGACGTGACCAACTTCGCCCCGCGCATCGTCGCGCGCTCGATGGTGGCGATGGGATTCATCGACGAGACCTGCCCGCCGGCCGGCATCTGGGCGACCTTCAACGCGATCCGCGGGCCCAAGGAGGCCGTGCCCATGGTGGACTCGCCGCACAACCACATGGCGACGGCCGAGGAGCAGCAGCCGTACACCCGGCGCGCGGCCCGGTGGCTGGGCGTGCTGGTGCAGGGCGGCGACCCGACGGCGGCGGCCGGCGGCCCGTGA
- a CDS encoding glycosyl hydrolase family 8: MPGAPAPLVADALAQAAPVAASGVYRNLFREIGKTDSEIAAKVDAAIHDFFFGDSTIRNYDTLGADEAYILDSGNGDVRSEGMSYGMMLAVQADLRPQFDRLWNFARRRMRNAAGDLAGYFAWEANPDGTIRDHGPAPDGEQYFAMALFFAWQRWGDTTYRAAADDILDHMLHQDRWTEPASGVGPMFDPATRLVVFVPRGPGAGFTDPSYHLPAFYELFARWARRDNDAWREIARASRAFLHAAARPETGLFPDYARFDGAPTDPWSRAGASHADFRADAWRVIQNIAVDRYWWGGDPAAVDEANRLQAFFARQGLATYGNMFTLDGRQLERDHSPGLVAMNAVASLVATGPRALDFVRELWYVRPTRGRWRYYDGCLYLFGLLHASGRYRMIGLAPGQ; the protein is encoded by the coding sequence GTGCCCGGGGCCCCGGCGCCGCTCGTGGCCGACGCCCTGGCGCAGGCGGCGCCCGTCGCCGCCAGCGGCGTCTACCGCAACCTGTTCCGCGAGATCGGGAAGACCGACTCGGAGATCGCGGCCAAGGTGGACGCCGCGATCCACGACTTCTTCTTCGGCGACTCGACCATCCGCAACTACGACACCCTGGGCGCGGACGAGGCCTACATCCTCGACAGCGGCAACGGCGACGTCCGCTCGGAGGGGATGTCCTACGGGATGATGCTCGCCGTGCAGGCGGACCTGCGGCCGCAGTTCGACCGGCTGTGGAACTTCGCCCGCCGCCGGATGCGCAACGCCGCCGGCGACCTCGCGGGCTACTTCGCCTGGGAGGCCAACCCCGACGGCACGATCCGCGACCACGGCCCCGCGCCGGACGGCGAGCAGTACTTCGCGATGGCCCTGTTCTTCGCGTGGCAGCGCTGGGGGGACACCACCTACCGCGCGGCGGCCGACGACATCCTCGACCACATGCTGCACCAGGACCGCTGGACCGAGCCCGCCTCGGGCGTCGGGCCGATGTTCGACCCGGCCACCAGGCTGGTCGTGTTCGTGCCGCGCGGTCCCGGGGCGGGCTTCACCGATCCGTCCTACCACCTGCCCGCGTTCTACGAGCTGTTCGCCCGCTGGGCGAGGCGGGACAACGATGCCTGGCGCGAGATCGCCCGGGCGAGCCGCGCCTTCCTCCACGCCGCCGCGCGTCCGGAGACGGGCCTGTTCCCGGACTACGCGCGCTTCGACGGCGCCCCGACGGACCCCTGGAGCCGCGCCGGCGCCAGCCACGCCGACTTCCGCGCCGACGCGTGGCGGGTGATCCAGAACATCGCGGTGGACCGGTACTGGTGGGGCGGGGATCCGGCGGCGGTGGACGAGGCGAACCGGCTGCAGGCGTTCTTCGCGCGGCAGGGCCTCGCGACCTACGGCAACATGTTCACGCTGGACGGTAGGCAGCTGGAGCGCGACCACTCCCCGGGCCTGGTGGCGATGAACGCCGTGGCCAGCCTCGTCGCGACCGGTCCCCGCGCGCTCGACTTCGTCCGCGAGCTGTGGTACGTCCGTCCGACCCGCGGCCGGTGGCGCTACTACGACGGCTGCCTCTACCTCTTCGGCCTGCTGCACGCATCGGGTCGTTACCGGATGATCGGCCTGGCGCCGGGGCAGTAG